The DNA segment CGCCATGTCGATGATGTCGTCGTCGGTTTCACCCATGCCGATGATGCCGCCGCTGCAGGTTAGCAGCCCAGCCTTCTGGACGTTTTTGATCGTCCGCACGCGATCTTCATAGGTGTGCGTGCCGCAAATTTCCGGATAAAATCGCTCGCTCGTATTGAGGTTGTGGTTGACCCAGCCGACGCCAGCGTCTTTCAGCCTGAGCGCCTGCTCCTCGGTCAGCAGGCCGAGGCAAACGCAAATTTCCATCGGAAACCGGTTGCGGATCTCGCGCGTCACCTCGCAGAAATGCTCGACTTCATCATCCGCTGGCCCGCGGCCGCTCGCGACCATGCAGTAGCGCTTCGCCCCTGACGACGCCGCGCGCTGCGCGCCTTCAAGGAGCTGCTCCTTAGACATCAACGGATATTTGTCGATCTTGGCCGAGGAGACCGAAGACTGCGAGCAGTAGTGGCAATCTTCTTCGCACAAGCCGCTGCGCGCATTTTGCAGCACGCAAATCTTCACTCGCTTGCCGAAGGTGGCCTTGCGCACTTCAAATGCCGCCGCCAGCAGCTGGGGTACTTCCTCGTCGGATAGGTCGAGAATAGCCCTCACCTCCTGGCGACTAACAGCCTCACCACTCAGCGAACGCTTAACAATATCTTCCCAGTCCAGCATCACAACCTCAAGGCGATATCAGATATCAAATGCCTGTTTGATATCTGATATCGGTTGGAAGACAGGTTCGAAGCGGCGGAGGATGTCGTAAAGGGTCGTGCGCTGGGCAGGGGTGAAGCCGGCATCACTGATGATGGTGATGATTTCATCGACGGCGGTCTTGTTGACGAAGCCGGTGGCCGCGTGGACGTTTTCCTCAAACAACGTGCCGCCGAAGTCATCCGCGCCAAAGTGCATCGCGATCTGGCCGGTTTTCTTGCCTTCGGAAAACCAGGAGGCTTGGATGTGCTGGAAATTGTCGAGATACAGCCGTGAAAACGCGATCATCCTCAAGTAGGCGGTCGGGCCGGCATGCTGCTTGATGTGCTTGATCAGCGGCGTATTGCCCGGCTTAAATGTCCACGGCACGAAGGCGGTGAAGCCGCTGGTTTCATCTTGCAGGGCCCGGATCTGCTCCAGATGCTCCAGGATGTCCTCATCTTCTTCAATGTGGCCAAACATCATCGTCGCGGTCGATGTGAATCCGAGCTGATGCGCCTGGCGGTGCACCGTCAGCCAGGCGTCTGCCCCGCCCTTCTTCGGTGCGAGCCGTCGGCGAATCCGATCAGAGAGAATCTCGGCTCCGCCGCCGGGGAGAGTGAACTGCCCGGCCTCTTTGAGCTTCTCGAGGACTTCGCGAATCGTCAGACTAGACACTTGAGCCATATTCGTAATTTCAGAGGCGCTGAAAAAGTGGGGGGTGATCTGCGGAAATCTGCGTCTGGTTTCACGAATCAGCGCAAGGTAGTACTCAAGCGGAATCTGCGTATGATGCCCGCCCTGCAGCAGCACGGTCGTGGCCCCCAGATCCGCCGCCTTCTGGACTTTCTCCATCACCTGCTCAATGGTCAGCGTGTAGCCTTCCGCATGGCCTGGCTTGCGGTAGAACGCGCAGAAGACGCAGTCGGTAATGCAGACATTAGTGTAGTTCGGGTTGGAGTCGATGACGAAGGTGACCACCGGCTCAGGATTGTGACGGAAGCGCGCGATGTTGGCCAGATGGGCCAGCTCCATCAAATCCCCGTGCTGCCACAGCCACAGCCCTTCTTCGCGGGTCAGGCGCGCGCCGGACAGAATTTTTTGCTCAATCGACTCAGAGCAGATGATGCTCATCAACTAAACTCCGGAATCGCGCGATGCCTTCTTCCTCGGGTTGGCTCAACCGATAAATGAAGCCGGACAGATACGCCTGAAGCTCGGCGGCTGGGATGCCCAGCGTTT comes from the Candidatus Omnitrophota bacterium genome and includes:
- the bioB gene encoding biotin synthase BioB, giving the protein MLDWEDIVKRSLSGEAVSRQEVRAILDLSDEEVPQLLAAAFEVRKATFGKRVKICVLQNARSGLCEEDCHYCSQSSVSSAKIDKYPLMSKEQLLEGAQRAASSGAKRYCMVASGRGPADDEVEHFCEVTREIRNRFPMEICVCLGLLTEEQALRLKDAGVGWVNHNLNTSERFYPEICGTHTYEDRVRTIKNVQKAGLLTCSGGIIGMGETDDDIIDMAFACRLIGMDSIPINFLHPIKGTPMETLKLLTPMKCLKVLCLVRFLNPKSEIRAAGGREVNLRSLQPLALYPANSIFVEGYLTTPGQQAEQARQMIEDMGFELEMPSDIRYESVV
- the mqnC gene encoding dehypoxanthine futalosine cyclase, with amino-acid sequence MSIICSESIEQKILSGARLTREEGLWLWQHGDLMELAHLANIARFRHNPEPVVTFVIDSNPNYTNVCITDCVFCAFYRKPGHAEGYTLTIEQVMEKVQKAADLGATTVLLQGGHHTQIPLEYYLALIRETRRRFPQITPHFFSASEITNMAQVSSLTIREVLEKLKEAGQFTLPGGGAEILSDRIRRRLAPKKGGADAWLTVHRQAHQLGFTSTATMMFGHIEEDEDILEHLEQIRALQDETSGFTAFVPWTFKPGNTPLIKHIKQHAGPTAYLRMIAFSRLYLDNFQHIQASWFSEGKKTGQIAMHFGADDFGGTLFEENVHAATGFVNKTAVDEIITIISDAGFTPAQRTTLYDILRRFEPVFQPISDIKQAFDI